Sequence from the Platichthys flesus chromosome 2, fPlaFle2.1, whole genome shotgun sequence genome:
TCCAGCCCTCGTTCCTGCTCCAGCCCAGACTCCCAATTGCTCAGCTCAAGCTATGGCAGCAACTCCAGTGCTGAGAGCCAGGATAGCATCCTGGACCACCTGCTGTCCCTAGCCTCTTTAGGAGGTGCCAACAGTGTCCCGGCAGGGTCTGTGACACCTTTACCTTTATCCACTCTGCTGTGGGACTCAAGGAGAGATGAGCCTTCCAAATGTGAGCCTGTGAAGGAGGAACATTTAGATTTTCTCAACTGGTCCAATGTGAAGACAGAAGAACGACTTGTAGGGTCCTTTCAGCCCACTCTTGAAGAAATTGAAGAATTCCTGGAGGAGAATATGGATGTGGTGACAATGAAGCAGGAGATCCGAGAGGGTTGCTCAGAGTTGGGAGTGGGACTGGAGGAAGCTCTTGGTCTAGACGTTGGTCTGGAGTGGTGCAGGGAGGCATCCTCTGATTATAAGGTAGAATCAGAGACAAAGTATTCAGACCAAACTGTCCCAACCTCCAGCAACACTGACCTGGCCACTGGTGCCTCCAGTGAGACCAAAGCTACATTAGTAAACCCCACACATGAATCCAGAACTGGGACCAAGAATACACAAGTCAAGAAACCTTTATCAGGGGACAGTGGAATGCCGGTCGTCCTACAGATTCATCCCCTTCAAATCAAGCAGGAGCCGACAGTGGTACCTCTTGCCCCAGTAGCAGAGCCAACACAGCCTCTCCCAGCAACAGACATAAAAATTGCACAGTTGCTAGTCAACATCCAAGGTCAGACATTTGCGCTGGTGCCCCACATCGTGCCATCACCTAACTTTAACATCTCCTCCAAGTTTGTACGCATTGCTCCTGTCCCAATCGCAGCCAAGCCTCTGGGGCTTGGGGATTGCTCAGCCAGCCAGGGTTCGGGGATTCTTGTTGGAGGTCAGAAGTTCCAGAAGAATCCAGTGGCAGATCTCATCAAAATGCACAAATGCACCTTTCCTGGCTGCACCAAGATGTACACCAAGAGTAG
This genomic interval carries:
- the LOC133959490 gene encoding Krueppel-like factor 15, producing MVDNFPVSKEIFLPHSGSPPTYWLSDMVTVLGSYQVMPSPLSEDDLSESSSPRSCSSPDSQLLSSSYGSNSSAESQDSILDHLLSLASLGGANSVPAGSVTPLPLSTLLWDSRRDEPSKCEPVKEEHLDFLNWSNVKTEERLVGSFQPTLEEIEEFLEENMDVVTMKQEIREGCSELGVGLEEALGLDVGLEWCREASSDYKVESETKYSDQTVPTSSNTDLATGASSETKATLVNPTHESRTGTKNTQVKKPLSGDSGMPVVLQIHPLQIKQEPTVVPLAPVAEPTQPLPATDIKIAQLLVNIQGQTFALVPHIVPSPNFNISSKFVRIAPVPIAAKPLGLGDCSASQGSGILVGGQKFQKNPVADLIKMHKCTFPGCTKMYTKSSHLKAHLRRHTGEKPFACNWQGCGWRFSRSDELSRHRRSHSGVKPYQCPVCEKKFARSDHLSKHIKVHRFPRSSRTVRAAN